A genome region from Methylobacterium sp. FF17 includes the following:
- a CDS encoding HesB/IscA family protein has product MASKFKVLSLTDAAAERIKAIIADADRPIAGLRVGVKNGGCAGMSYTMEYAEAQKPGEDRVEDRGVTVFVDPKALLFLLGTQMDFQTSKLSSQFVFNNPNQTSACGCGESVAITPVNPEMVHAGA; this is encoded by the coding sequence ATGGCATCGAAGTTCAAGGTTCTGTCGCTGACCGACGCGGCGGCGGAGCGCATCAAGGCGATCATCGCGGATGCCGATCGGCCCATCGCAGGCCTGCGGGTCGGCGTGAAGAACGGCGGCTGCGCCGGCATGTCCTACACCATGGAATATGCCGAGGCGCAGAAGCCCGGCGAGGACCGGGTCGAGGATCGCGGCGTCACCGTCTTCGTGGACCCGAAGGCGCTGCTGTTCCTGCTCGGCACGCAGATGGATTTCCAGACCAGCAAGCTGTCGTCGCAGTTCGTGTTCAACAACCCGAACCAGACCTCCGCCTGCGGCTGTGGGGAATCCGTGGCGATCACTCCGGTGAACCCGGAGATGGTGCACGCGGGCGCCTGA
- a CDS encoding outer membrane protein — protein MKRLILASTVLAGLTAVASAADLPRRAAPPVFVPVPVFTWTGFYAGINAGYGFGTGSDNNRTTTVLATSPVFAPGAVGAVAFNNRDSNEGFVGGGQIGYNYQFTPGSGVVIGVEADAQYVDFGSQRNNAVLIGAANVNNLTFVNPNGLSGLDYFGTVRGRLGYAFDRTLVYGTGGFAYGGGGGNDFGLPNSSRNDFRTGWTAGGGIEYALPTDSFLNFFKSSAVTLKVEGLYVNLDRDNANNGVFAYSAATGSTFNVNTAGVVATGYNNRRSDEFVVVRAGLNYKFGSY, from the coding sequence ATGAAAAGACTGATTCTCGCTTCCACCGTGCTCGCCGGCCTCACCGCTGTCGCTTCGGCCGCCGACCTTCCGCGCCGCGCAGCTCCCCCGGTCTTCGTGCCGGTGCCGGTCTTCACCTGGACGGGCTTCTACGCCGGTATCAACGCCGGCTACGGCTTCGGCACGGGCAGCGACAACAACCGCACCACCACGGTGCTGGCCACGTCCCCCGTGTTCGCGCCCGGCGCCGTCGGCGCCGTCGCCTTCAACAACCGCGACAGCAACGAAGGCTTCGTCGGCGGTGGTCAGATCGGCTACAACTACCAGTTCACCCCGGGCTCCGGTGTCGTGATCGGTGTCGAGGCCGACGCCCAGTACGTCGACTTCGGTTCGCAGCGTAACAACGCCGTGCTCATCGGCGCTGCCAACGTCAACAACCTCACCTTCGTGAACCCGAACGGCCTGTCGGGCCTCGACTACTTCGGCACCGTCCGTGGTCGCCTCGGCTACGCCTTCGACCGCACCCTCGTGTACGGCACCGGCGGCTTCGCTTACGGCGGCGGCGGCGGCAACGATTTCGGCCTGCCCAACAGCAGCCGCAACGACTTCCGCACCGGCTGGACCGCCGGCGGCGGCATCGAGTACGCCCTGCCGACCGACTCGTTCCTGAACTTCTTCAAGTCCTCGGCCGTTACCCTGAAGGTCGAAGGCCTGTACGTGAACCTCGACCGCGACAACGCCAACAACGGCGTGTTCGCCTACTCGGCCGCCACCGGCTCGACCTTCAACGTCAACACCGCCGGCGTCGTCGCCACGGGCTACAACAACCGTCGCTCCGACGAGTTCGTCGTCGTCCGCGCCGGCCTGAACTACAAGTTCGGCTCGTACTAA
- a CDS encoding transcriptional regulator: MPKAEATVTPAPFAYEGLDRVIHEKARLGLLTSLIAHPKGLAFADLKQLCGLTDGNLSRHLQVLQEAGLVEIRKGYEGNRPQTTCVLTAAGRRRFLDYLAVLEGVVRDAAEAAGHADDARPVGRPRPA, encoded by the coding sequence ATGCCGAAGGCTGAGGCGACCGTCACGCCTGCGCCCTTCGCGTATGAGGGGCTCGACCGGGTCATCCATGAGAAGGCCCGCCTCGGCCTTCTCACCTCGCTGATCGCCCATCCGAAGGGGCTCGCCTTCGCCGATCTGAAACAACTCTGCGGCCTCACGGACGGCAACCTCAGCCGGCATCTCCAGGTGCTGCAGGAGGCCGGCCTCGTGGAGATCCGCAAGGGCTACGAGGGCAACCGGCCCCAGACCACCTGTGTCCTCACCGCGGCCGGGCGTCGACGCTTCCTCGACTATCTCGCCGTGCTGGAGGGCGTGGTGCGCGACGCGGCCGAGGCGGCCGGGCATGCGGACGACGCAAGGCCCGTCGGCCGGCCCCGGCCGGCGTGA
- a CDS encoding SUF system Fe-S cluster assembly protein produces MSDAAITGGANTPTIASDSAIPPEELDRLTDDIVVALKSVYDPEIPADIYELGLIYKVDIADDRKVAIDMTLTAPGCPVAGEMPGWVETAVAAVPGVQSCAVTMVFDPPWDQSRMSDEARVALDMW; encoded by the coding sequence ATGAGCGACGCAGCCATCACGGGTGGGGCCAACACCCCCACCATCGCGAGCGACTCGGCGATCCCGCCCGAGGAGCTCGACCGCCTGACCGACGACATCGTGGTCGCCCTGAAGAGCGTCTACGACCCCGAGATTCCGGCCGACATCTATGAGCTCGGCCTGATCTACAAGGTCGACATCGCCGACGACCGCAAGGTCGCCATCGACATGACGCTGACCGCGCCGGGTTGCCCCGTGGCCGGCGAGATGCCGGGTTGGGTCGAGACGGCGGTGGCCGCCGTGCCGGGCGTGCAGTCCTGCGCCGTCACCATGGTGTTCGACCCGCCGTGGGACCAGAGCCGCATGTCCGACGAGGCCCGCGTCGCCCTGGACATGTGGTAG
- the parE gene encoding DNA topoisomerase IV subunit B, which produces MSDPARDLFAGGKAPLPKPAERRKLDAAVAPLAPVPSAEAGYDASAIEVLEGLEPVRRRPGMYIGGTDERALHHLFAEVIDNSMDEAVAGHASFIEVELEESGHLVVTDNGRGIPVDPHPKYPNKSALEVIMTILHAGGKFDSKVYETSGGLHGVGISVVNALSDELEVEVARSQTLYRQTFSRGHVQGPLETVGRVQNRRGTRVRFHPDAEIFGALKFDPRRLFKMARSKAYLFGGVEIRWRCASALLEGLDDVPAETVHRFPGGLRDYLARDLEGKELVTDAIFSGKITKPGGHGSLEWAVAWMVTDDGVSASYCNTIPTHEGGTHESGLRVALLRALREHAERVNQAKRMTAVTTDDVMATCASMLSVFIREPEFQGQTKDKLATVEASRIVETAIRDAFDHWLAASPAQANKLLDWVIDRAEERLRRRQEKEVARKSATRKLRLPGKLADCSKAGMAGSEIFIVEGDSAGGSAKQARDRATQAILPLRGKILNVASASRDKLGANQLISDLTQALGCGTGNAFRLEDLRYEKVIIMTDADVDGAHIASLLITFFYRQMPKLIDRGHLYLAIPPLYRLTQGAKTAYARDDADKERVIKTVFKGAKVEIGRFKGLGEMMPAQLKETTMDPKKRTLLRVEVLDEARASTGDAVERLMGNKPEARFTFISERAAFADGAELDI; this is translated from the coding sequence GTGAGCGACCCCGCGCGCGACCTCTTCGCAGGCGGCAAGGCGCCGCTCCCGAAACCGGCCGAGCGGCGCAAGCTCGACGCCGCGGTGGCGCCGCTCGCTCCTGTCCCGTCGGCGGAGGCCGGCTACGACGCGTCCGCCATCGAGGTGCTGGAGGGGCTGGAGCCGGTGCGCCGCCGCCCCGGCATGTATATCGGTGGCACCGACGAGCGCGCCCTGCACCACCTCTTCGCCGAGGTGATCGACAATTCCATGGACGAGGCGGTGGCGGGACATGCCAGCTTCATCGAGGTGGAGCTGGAGGAGAGCGGCCACCTCGTCGTCACCGATAACGGCCGCGGCATCCCCGTGGACCCGCACCCGAAATACCCGAACAAGTCGGCGCTGGAGGTCATCATGACCATCCTGCACGCGGGCGGTAAGTTCGACTCGAAGGTCTACGAGACGTCCGGAGGCCTGCACGGCGTCGGCATCTCGGTGGTCAACGCCCTCTCGGACGAACTCGAGGTCGAGGTCGCTCGGAGCCAGACGCTCTATCGCCAGACCTTTTCGCGCGGCCATGTGCAGGGCCCCCTCGAGACGGTGGGCCGGGTGCAGAACCGGCGCGGCACCCGTGTGCGCTTCCACCCCGATGCCGAGATCTTCGGGGCGCTGAAGTTCGACCCCCGCCGCCTGTTCAAGATGGCGCGTTCGAAAGCTTACCTGTTCGGCGGCGTCGAGATCCGCTGGCGCTGCGCCTCTGCCCTCCTGGAAGGCCTGGACGACGTGCCGGCCGAGACCGTGCACCGCTTCCCCGGGGGCCTGCGCGACTATCTCGCCCGCGATCTCGAGGGCAAGGAACTCGTCACCGACGCGATCTTCTCCGGCAAGATCACCAAGCCCGGCGGACATGGCTCCCTCGAATGGGCCGTGGCCTGGATGGTCACCGACGACGGCGTCTCGGCCTCCTACTGCAACACGATCCCGACCCATGAGGGCGGCACCCACGAGAGTGGCCTGCGCGTCGCCCTGCTGCGGGCCCTGCGCGAACACGCCGAGCGCGTGAACCAGGCCAAGCGCATGACGGCGGTGACCACCGACGACGTCATGGCGACCTGCGCCTCGATGCTCTCGGTGTTCATCCGCGAGCCCGAGTTCCAGGGCCAGACCAAGGACAAGCTCGCCACGGTGGAGGCCTCGCGCATCGTCGAGACGGCGATCCGCGACGCCTTCGACCATTGGCTCGCCGCCTCCCCGGCCCAGGCCAACAAGCTCCTCGACTGGGTGATCGACCGGGCCGAGGAGCGCCTGCGCCGGCGCCAGGAGAAGGAGGTCGCGCGCAAATCCGCCACCCGCAAGCTACGCCTGCCGGGCAAGCTCGCCGATTGCTCCAAGGCGGGCATGGCCGGCTCCGAGATCTTCATCGTCGAGGGCGACTCGGCCGGCGGCTCGGCGAAGCAGGCCCGCGACCGCGCCACCCAGGCCATCCTCCCCCTGCGCGGCAAGATCCTGAACGTGGCCTCGGCGAGCCGGGACAAGCTCGGTGCCAACCAGCTGATTTCGGACCTGACCCAGGCGCTCGGCTGCGGCACCGGCAACGCGTTCCGCCTGGAGGACCTTCGCTACGAGAAGGTCATCATCATGACCGACGCCGATGTCGACGGCGCCCACATCGCCTCGCTGCTGATCACGTTCTTCTACCGGCAGATGCCCAAGCTCATCGACCGGGGGCATCTCTACCTCGCGATTCCCCCACTCTATCGCCTGACCCAGGGCGCCAAGACGGCCTATGCCCGCGACGACGCCGACAAGGAGCGGGTCATCAAGACCGTGTTCAAGGGCGCCAAGGTCGAGATCGGCCGCTTCAAGGGCCTCGGCGAGATGATGCCCGCGCAGCTGAAGGAGACCACGATGGACCCGAAGAAGCGCACGCTCCTGCGGGTCGAGGTCCTGGACGAAGCTCGCGCCTCCACCGGGGATGCGGTCGAGCGGCTGATGGGCAACAAGCCGGAGGCCCGCTTCACCTTCATCTCCGAGCGCGCCGCCTTCGCGGATGGGGCGGAACTCGACATCTGA
- a CDS encoding cysteine desulfurase, with the protein MNAPVLNTPYDVQAIRAEFPILSQKVYGKPLVYLDNAASSQKPRAVIDAMVNCMETGYANVHRGLHFMANAATEGFEGARETTRQFLNADSTDEIIFTRNATEAYNLVASSMGLLGQIGEGDEIILSIMEHHSNIVPWHFLRERRGAVIKWAPVDDAGNFLVEEYEKLFTPRTKMVAITHMSNVLGTVTPAAEIVRIAHAHGVPVLLDGAQSAVHGPIDVKALDCDFFVFTGHKVYGPTGIGVLYGKREWLERLPPYQGGGEMIRTVSQDSITYNDPPHRFEAGTPAIIEAVGLGAALEFMMGVGRDRIAAHEASLLAYAQERLGAMNSLRMIGTAKGKGGVIAFEMKGAHAHDIATVIDRYGVAIRAGTHCAMPLLTRFGATSTCRASFGLYNTTQEVDVLAEALAKAEMMFA; encoded by the coding sequence ATGAACGCACCCGTCCTGAACACCCCCTACGACGTCCAGGCGATCCGAGCCGAGTTCCCGATCCTGTCGCAGAAGGTCTACGGCAAGCCGCTGGTCTATCTCGACAACGCGGCCTCGTCGCAGAAGCCGCGTGCGGTCATCGACGCCATGGTGAACTGCATGGAGACGGGCTACGCCAACGTCCATCGCGGACTGCACTTCATGGCGAACGCCGCCACGGAAGGCTTCGAGGGCGCGCGTGAGACCACGCGGCAATTCCTCAACGCCGACTCCACCGACGAGATCATCTTCACCCGCAACGCCACCGAGGCCTACAACCTCGTGGCTTCCTCCATGGGCCTGCTCGGCCAGATCGGGGAGGGGGACGAGATCATCCTCTCGATCATGGAGCACCATTCCAACATCGTGCCCTGGCATTTCCTGCGCGAGCGGCGCGGTGCGGTGATCAAGTGGGCGCCCGTGGATGACGCCGGCAACTTCCTCGTCGAGGAGTACGAGAAGCTGTTCACGCCGCGCACGAAGATGGTGGCGATCACCCACATGTCGAACGTGCTCGGCACGGTGACGCCGGCGGCCGAAATCGTGCGGATCGCCCATGCGCACGGCGTGCCGGTGCTCCTCGACGGGGCGCAGAGTGCGGTGCATGGGCCCATCGACGTGAAGGCGCTCGATTGCGACTTCTTCGTCTTCACCGGCCACAAGGTCTACGGTCCGACCGGGATCGGCGTCCTCTACGGCAAGCGGGAATGGCTGGAGCGGCTCCCCCCATATCAGGGTGGCGGCGAGATGATCCGCACGGTCAGCCAGGACAGCATCACCTACAACGACCCGCCGCACCGCTTCGAGGCCGGCACACCGGCGATCATCGAGGCGGTGGGCCTCGGTGCGGCCCTCGAATTCATGATGGGGGTCGGGCGCGACCGGATCGCGGCGCATGAAGCGTCGCTCCTCGCCTATGCCCAGGAGCGCCTCGGCGCGATGAATTCGCTGCGCATGATCGGCACCGCCAAGGGCAAGGGCGGCGTCATCGCCTTCGAGATGAAGGGGGCGCATGCCCACGACATCGCCACCGTGATCGATCGCTACGGCGTCGCGATCCGGGCGGGGACGCATTGCGCGATGCCGCTCCTCACCCGCTTCGGCGCAACCTCCACCTGTCGCGCCTCCTTCGGCCTGTATAATACGACCCAGGAGGTGGACGTCCTCGCCGAGGCCCTAGCCAAGGCCGAGATGATGTTCGCCTGA
- a CDS encoding aspartate/glutamate racemase family protein yields MRILLINPNTTPAVTDLVAGHVRALAGPGNTLVPVTGRFGARYIASRAAAAIAGHAALDALAGHVAGCDAVYLACFGDPGLAALREVSPVPVVGMAEAACRAASAGGRRFAIVTGGALWGPMLTEFVAGLGLGAHLSGVRTVAPTGGEIAADPDAALAGLAAACRTCAEADGAKVVILGGAALAGLAHRIQPAVPVPVLCSVEAGTRAVLAAAGEGRPVDAAPTLESTGLSPALAALLAGG; encoded by the coding sequence TTGCGCATCCTGCTCATCAACCCGAACACCACCCCGGCCGTCACCGACCTGGTGGCGGGGCACGTCCGGGCGCTCGCGGGGCCTGGAAACACCCTCGTACCCGTGACCGGACGGTTCGGCGCCCGCTACATCGCCAGCCGCGCTGCCGCGGCCATCGCGGGGCACGCGGCCCTCGACGCCCTGGCCGGGCACGTGGCGGGCTGTGACGCGGTCTATCTCGCCTGCTTCGGCGATCCAGGCCTCGCCGCCCTGCGCGAGGTCTCCCCGGTGCCCGTCGTCGGCATGGCGGAGGCCGCCTGCCGTGCGGCCTCCGCCGGAGGCCGGCGCTTCGCCATCGTCACCGGCGGCGCCTTGTGGGGGCCGATGCTGACGGAGTTCGTTGCCGGCCTCGGCCTCGGGGCCCACCTGTCCGGCGTCCGCACGGTGGCGCCGACGGGCGGTGAGATCGCCGCCGACCCCGACGCCGCCCTCGCGGGGCTCGCGGCCGCCTGCCGCACCTGCGCCGAGGCGGATGGGGCGAAGGTCGTGATCCTCGGAGGTGCAGCGCTGGCCGGACTCGCACACCGCATCCAGCCCGCCGTACCCGTCCCGGTCCTGTGCTCGGTGGAAGCCGGCACCCGTGCGGTGCTCGCGGCGGCCGGGGAGGGGAGGCCGGTGGATGCGGCACCCACCCTGGAGAGCACCGGCCTCTCCCCGGCGCTCGCGGCTCTCCTGGCGGGCGGCTGA
- a CDS encoding di-trans,poly-cis-decaprenylcistransferase, protein MQSPLPNSIHVGIIMDGNGRWATARGLPRPLGHKAGIAAIRRVVDAAPGQGVGTLTLYAFSSDNWRRPPDEVTALMGLLRAYLREEAGRLARAGVRLTVIGRRDRLPEGIAEAIERAEALTADATALHLRVAIDYSGRAAILAAAVGLAGPGTPSAAEFGQRVSGGFGPGGRAVPDVDLVIRTSGEQRLSDFLLWESAYAELHFTQRHWPDFDADDLAGALRAFAGRERRFGGLTAPAEAA, encoded by the coding sequence ATGCAAAGTCCTTTGCCGAATTCGATTCACGTCGGTATCATCATGGATGGGAACGGGCGCTGGGCCACGGCGCGCGGCCTGCCCCGGCCTCTGGGCCACAAGGCCGGTATCGCGGCGATCCGGCGGGTCGTGGATGCGGCCCCCGGCCAGGGCGTCGGCACGCTGACGCTCTACGCCTTCTCCAGCGACAACTGGCGGCGGCCGCCGGACGAGGTCACGGCCCTGATGGGATTGCTGCGCGCCTACCTGCGGGAGGAGGCGGGGCGCCTCGCCCGGGCCGGGGTGCGCCTCACCGTGATCGGCCGCCGCGACCGACTTCCCGAGGGCATCGCCGAGGCCATCGAGCGGGCCGAGGCCCTGACGGCGGACGCCACCGCCCTGCACCTGCGCGTTGCCATCGACTACTCCGGCCGCGCCGCGATCCTGGCCGCCGCCGTCGGGCTGGCGGGCCCGGGCACCCCCTCGGCCGCCGAATTCGGGCAGCGCGTCAGCGGCGGCTTCGGGCCGGGCGGCCGCGCGGTCCCGGATGTCGACCTCGTCATCCGCACCAGCGGCGAGCAGCGTCTCTCGGATTTCCTGCTCTGGGAGAGCGCCTATGCCGAACTGCACTTCACGCAGCGGCACTGGCCGGATTTCGATGCGGACGACCTCGCCGGCGCGCTCCGGGCCTTCGCGGGGCGGGAGCGCCGCTTCGGCGGCCTCACGGCGCCGGCCGAAGCCGCCTGA
- a CDS encoding GGDEF domain-containing protein — protein sequence MDGNHGDRDRSFALAERVSALMRDYGPSAEPRSYAVWYAHVSGAQPRMSEAVRRLTAESGGLTTQDVDALYEAHLDPTRLSVATEQASHNVLSEIAGVMEVLNLSLDSTAQYDASLRTLAHDLDGTASKPASVHKVVAALVATTREVRASNRTLEARMRESRSEIEALRATLEATRLESLTDPLTGLSNRKHFEDSLCRLVQDASAAEPACLIVIDVDSFKRFNDVYGHITGDQVLRLVAGVMREQIKPRTVLARFGGEEFAMLLPNTGRAAACAIAEAVRTSVMARDLVKRSTGESLGKITISLGVAMHRPGDTAVSLLERADQCMFKAKRDGRNRTVAEAEEPLPNVA from the coding sequence ATGGACGGCAATCACGGCGATCGCGACCGGAGCTTCGCGCTGGCCGAGCGCGTCAGCGCACTGATGCGGGATTACGGCCCCTCGGCCGAGCCCCGTTCCTACGCCGTCTGGTATGCTCACGTCTCCGGCGCGCAGCCTCGGATGAGCGAGGCGGTCAGGCGTCTCACGGCGGAGTCCGGGGGCCTGACGACCCAGGACGTCGACGCGCTCTACGAGGCCCATCTCGATCCGACGCGTCTCTCGGTCGCCACCGAGCAGGCCAGCCACAACGTCCTGTCGGAGATCGCGGGGGTGATGGAGGTGCTGAACCTCTCGCTCGATTCCACGGCACAGTACGACGCGTCGCTGCGCACCCTGGCGCATGACCTCGACGGGACCGCGTCGAAGCCGGCCAGCGTGCACAAGGTGGTCGCGGCCCTGGTGGCGACCACGCGGGAGGTCCGGGCCAGCAACCGCACCCTCGAGGCGCGGATGCGCGAGAGCCGCAGCGAGATCGAGGCCCTGCGCGCGACCCTCGAGGCGACGCGGCTCGAGAGCCTCACCGACCCGCTCACCGGATTGTCGAACCGCAAGCATTTTGAGGACAGCCTGTGTCGGCTGGTGCAGGACGCATCCGCAGCCGAGCCTGCCTGCCTGATCGTGATCGACGTCGATTCGTTCAAACGGTTCAACGACGTCTACGGCCATATCACCGGCGATCAGGTCCTGCGCCTGGTGGCGGGCGTCATGCGCGAGCAGATCAAGCCCCGCACCGTCCTGGCCCGGTTCGGGGGCGAGGAATTCGCCATGCTGCTGCCGAACACTGGCCGGGCGGCGGCTTGCGCCATCGCCGAAGCGGTTCGCACCAGCGTAATGGCCCGAGACCTCGTGAAGCGCTCCACCGGCGAATCGCTTGGCAAGATCACGATTTCCCTCGGGGTGGCGATGCACCGGCCGGGGGATACGGCGGTCTCGCTCCTGGAACGCGCCGACCAGTGCATGTTCAAGGCCAAACGCGACGGCCGAAACCGTACGGTCGCCGAGGCCGAGGAGCCCCTCCCGAACGTCGCCTGA
- a CDS encoding DEAD/DEAH box helicase, which produces MSFADLGLSDKVLQAVTAAGYSEPTPIQAQAIPHVLARRDVLGIAQTGTGKTAAFTLPMLTLLENGRARARMPRTLILEPTRELAAQVVENFDRYGINHKLNVALIIGGVSFAEQDAKLMRGTDVLIATPGRLLDHFERGKLLLTGVELLVIDEADRMLDMGFIPDIERIVKMVPFTRQTLFFSATMPPEIERLADMFLHTPQRIEVARPASTASTIVQKLVATGSEGHVKRDILRRLMRGEADLNNGIIFCNRKRDVALLQKSLASHGFNVAALHGDMDQRARTVALDAFRSGEVPLLVASDVAARGLDIPAVSHVFNFDVPHHPEDYVHRIGRTGRAGRAGHAFTLVSRADERSLHAIEALIGQPIPWAEGDLASVPESAPSEDEESTRTRYRGKAASGRRLRGGAGGRAEKPRSERARSDLPKSDAIQGAESGAARAEADAPEGKTERRPAKRPGRQEGRPGKVAARRSAPEREVVEVERDGTSAAPAPQRAPRPERTAERSRDERRPPSRRRNDEDEGDTPIGLGSHVPAFLLRPAVVKPSK; this is translated from the coding sequence ATGTCTTTTGCCGACCTCGGATTGAGCGACAAGGTCCTCCAGGCCGTCACGGCGGCCGGCTATTCCGAACCCACGCCGATCCAGGCCCAGGCCATCCCCCACGTCCTGGCACGCCGCGACGTTCTCGGCATCGCCCAGACCGGCACCGGCAAGACGGCGGCCTTCACGCTGCCGATGCTGACGCTGCTGGAGAACGGCCGCGCCCGCGCCCGCATGCCGCGCACGCTGATCCTGGAGCCGACCCGCGAACTCGCCGCGCAGGTGGTGGAGAATTTCGACCGCTACGGCATCAACCACAAGCTCAACGTCGCGCTGATCATCGGCGGCGTCTCCTTTGCCGAGCAGGACGCCAAGCTGATGCGCGGCACGGACGTGCTGATCGCGACGCCGGGTCGGCTCCTCGACCATTTCGAGCGCGGCAAGCTGCTGCTCACGGGCGTCGAACTCCTCGTCATCGACGAGGCCGACCGCATGCTCGACATGGGGTTCATCCCCGACATCGAACGCATCGTGAAGATGGTGCCCTTCACGCGCCAGACCCTGTTCTTCTCCGCCACCATGCCGCCGGAGATCGAGCGGCTGGCCGACATGTTCCTGCACACCCCTCAGCGGATCGAAGTGGCGCGCCCCGCCTCCACCGCTTCCACCATCGTGCAGAAGCTGGTGGCCACGGGGTCCGAGGGCCACGTCAAGCGCGACATCCTGCGCCGGCTGATGCGGGGCGAGGCCGACCTGAACAACGGCATCATCTTCTGCAACCGCAAGCGCGACGTCGCGCTGCTCCAGAAGTCGCTGGCGAGCCACGGGTTCAATGTGGCGGCGCTCCACGGCGACATGGACCAGCGCGCCCGCACCGTTGCGCTGGACGCCTTCCGCTCCGGCGAGGTGCCGCTGCTGGTGGCAAGCGACGTTGCGGCGCGGGGCCTCGACATTCCGGCGGTGAGCCACGTCTTCAATTTCGACGTGCCGCACCACCCGGAGGACTACGTCCACCGCATTGGACGCACGGGTCGCGCCGGCCGCGCCGGCCATGCCTTCACCCTGGTGAGCCGGGCCGACGAGCGCTCGCTCCACGCCATCGAGGCCCTGATCGGTCAGCCGATTCCGTGGGCCGAGGGCGACCTGGCCTCGGTGCCCGAATCCGCGCCGTCCGAGGACGAGGAGTCCACGCGCACCCGCTATCGCGGCAAGGCCGCCAGCGGCCGACGCCTGCGAGGGGGAGCGGGCGGCAGGGCCGAGAAGCCGAGATCCGAGCGGGCCCGCTCGGATCTGCCGAAGTCGGACGCCATCCAGGGCGCCGAGTCCGGGGCCGCCAGGGCCGAGGCGGACGCGCCCGAGGGCAAGACGGAGCGCCGGCCCGCGAAGCGGCCCGGGCGGCAGGAAGGCCGTCCCGGCAAGGTCGCGGCACGGCGCAGCGCGCCCGAGCGTGAAGTGGTGGAGGTCGAGCGCGACGGTACGTCCGCCGCCCCCGCGCCGCAGCGAGCCCCCCGGCCCGAGCGCACGGCCGAGCGTTCGCGCGACGAGCGCCGTCCGCCGTCCCGCCGCCGCAACGACGAGGACGAGGGTGATACGCCGATCGGCCTCGGCTCGCACGTGCCGGCCTTCCTGCTGCGTCCGGCCGTCGTCAAGCCGTCGAAGTAG